TTGCACTTTTGGTTTTTGTCCTTCTTTACTCTTTCCGATTTCGAAAATTGGTGCCAAATCCCGAACAAAGTATCCTGGTGCAAATCCAAGCGACCACAAAAGACTGGAAATTCACTCCGAATTTGGTCCTTCTCATCGCCTTCTCACTCTTCTTACTATTTCCACTCACCTTAGGATTTTCCTTTTACCTCAGGAGTGATGCAAACGTCCTTGTCGTCATTCTCTGGATCATTTGGGCCTACAATTGGAGTAAATACAGTTTCTTCCGAGAATAAATTACTTCCCTTATGACTTCGCTCCCGTTTTCTGGTCTAAGGTAATCCACGAAAACGGGGTTAAGGAATGAAAATTGTTGTTCTAGTAAAACAGGTTCCGGACACGGAAACCAATATCAAAGTCGGCGACAAATCGATCAACGAAGCTGGCGTAAAATGGATCATCTCTCCTTATGATGAATTTGCTATCGAAGAGGGAATCAGAATTCGTGAAAAAAGCGGTGGAGAAGTCATCGCAGTGTCCCTCGGCCCAGATCGTGCCGTAGAAGCACTTCGTACTGCATACGCTATGGGTGTAGACAGAGCTGTTCACGTAAAAGTGGATGACTACGTAACTTTTGACTCTACATACACTTCCGAACTTCTTGCAAACCTCATCAAAGCTGAAAATGCAGATGTAGTGATTGGTGGTCGTCAATCCATCGATACAGATAGTTCACAAGTTGTGGTTCAAATTGCAGAGAGATTGAACATACCTCACGTGGCAATGGCCCTCAAACTTGAGTTTGACGGAAACAAAGTGACTGCGACTCGCGAAATCGAAGGTGGAACTGAGGTTGTAGAAACAACAGCTCCTCTCGCAGTGACTGCTCAAAAAGGTTTGAACGAACCAAGATACCCTAGCTTAAAAGGAATCATGTCTGCGAAGAAAAAACCGGTCGATGTGAAAAAACCGGAAGAACTCGGAGCAACTGGATCTAAACTCGAAGTTGTATCTCTCGAACCACCTCCTCCACGTATCGCTGGTCGAAAACTGGAAGCAGCAGATGCACAAGGTTTTGCATCTCAACTTGTAAAAGCTCTTCGCGAAGAAGCGAAGGTCATCTAAGGAGACGAACATGGCTGATGTTTTAGTAGTTGGTGAATTAAAAAACGGCGAACTTAAAAAAATCTCAAAAGAACTTACTTCTGCAGCTCGTAAAATTGCGGACTCCATTGGTGGTAAAGTTCATACAGTAGTCATTACTGAAAACGTGGATGCGTTTGCAGGTGATTTGAAAGCGGTTGGTGCTGACACAGTGATCGGTGCAAACCTTGGTGAATTTTCTCCTGAAGGTTATGCAAATGGAATTTTTGCAATCATCCAAGAGAAAAAACCTGCAGTGGTTCTCATCCCACACTCTGCTCAAGGAAAAGAATACTCTGCAAGAGTAGCGATCAAGGCAAATGCTGGTATCGTTGCGGATGCGGTTGGTCTTTCTGTTGACGGTGGTAAAGTGGTAGCGAAAAAACCAATTTACTCTGGAAAAGCGTATGCAAATTTCAAAGTCACTTCTGACATTCAAATCTTTACTGTACGTGCCAACTCACAAGAAGTAACTCCAAAAGACGGAGCGGGTGCAGTAGAAAAATCTGGCGCTTCTGCTGGTGAAGTAAGAACAAAGTCCCTTTCTAAAGATCTTTCTGGTGGAAACAAAGTACAACTTGCTGATGCTTCTATCATTGTATCTGGCGGACGCGGAATCAAAGGACCTGAAAACTGGCCGATCATCCAAGACTTGGCTGACACTCTTGGTGCTGCTCTTGGTGCTTCCCGTGCCACTGTGGATGCAGGATGGATTTCTCACTCACACCAAGTAGGACAAACAGGAAAAACTGTCTCCCCTAACTGTTACATCGCTTGCGGTATCTCCGGAGCCATCCAACACTTAGCGGGTATGGGATCTTCTAAATACATCGTTGCCATCAACAAAGATGGAGATGCTCCTATTTTTAAAGTAGCGACTTACGGTGTTGTTGCCGACCTTTTCGAAGTAGTGCCTGCACTTACTTCTGAGTTCAAAAAAGTATTGGGTTAATCCCAATACGAACTTTCGTCCTTTGAGGAATTTCCTTCCTAAATTTTCGATTGTTCTCCTTTTCTCTGTCCAAACGGGTATCCTTTGGGCAGAGGATGGAAGGGATCGTTTGAATGCCGTCATTGGCAAAATGAATTCCCTAGAAAGTTTTCGCGCCTCTGTCACTGTCAATGGTGGCCTGACCGGTGTCGTTTCCTATAAAAGCCCAAACCAACTTCATGTCAGATTCAGCGACGGAAGGATTATATCTTCCAACGGTCGGATTTTATGGTTTTACAATCCAGATTCATCCATTGCAGGAAAACAAGACCTGAAAGGTGTTTCAGGTGGCCTTGGAGGACTTCTTTCCGGTTACGAAAATGTGTCAGTTAGTGGCAGAACTTTTCGTCTAACTTCCAATACCAAGCGGTATAATGAAATTATCTTGGTTGTATCTGATAACGACCTCCCTCGTGTACTCAAAATGAAACGTTCCGATGAAGAAATCACCGAAGTAGCTTTCTCTGGGATTGCTACAAACATTGGTCTTGGAACGGGATTATTCAATTTCCAACCTCCTACAAGCTCACAAATTGTTGAGAACCCTCTCAACCAAAAGGAGTAATTGTGACTCCGGTTTCACGTACAGAAGCACACCGCGTATTTGCCGACTTGTACCGTAAAACGCGGACACCGGAACACCAAGCGCTGATAGATGAGGCCATTTTAAAATCCAATGATGTTTTCATTCGAATTGATCTCATTCGCAAAGTGGATGAAGATTATGAAAATAAAAACAAACCCAAAAAAGAAGATGGTAGGGACCGCGGACTTCCCGAAAGAGAACAACCAAAAAGAGAAGTCATTTCCAGGCCTATAACGCCAGAATCAAAACCAAAACGTTCTAGTGACTTAGTTACAATCGAAAGTGCCAAACAAAAACAAAGCCCCGCAAAAAAAAGAGCCATCGAACAAAGACAAGGTGGTGGTCTTCTTGCTGGTTTGTTTGGCGGTGGCGCCGGTAGTGTAAACAATTCCATTAGCAAGTTTGGAAAAGATACAGGGACCATCGACATTGGACTTTTTGGAAGAAACCCAACCATTTCCAATAATGTAGAAAAACTTTTCCGAGGAATGAAAGAGGATGTTCTGATTCCAACCATCCAAGCCCTTCGCGTTTCAGAACAACAAGGTTGGAGGATTTGGACTCCCCTTGTTTA
This genomic stretch from Leptospira meyeri harbors:
- a CDS encoding LIC10362 family protein, with the protein product MWLLCFHSLALLVFVLLYSFRFRKLVPNPEQSILVQIQATTKDWKFTPNLVLLIAFSLFLLFPLTLGFSFYLRSDANVLVVILWIIWAYNWSKYSFFRE
- a CDS encoding electron transfer flavoprotein subunit beta/FixA family protein; the encoded protein is MKIVVLVKQVPDTETNIKVGDKSINEAGVKWIISPYDEFAIEEGIRIREKSGGEVIAVSLGPDRAVEALRTAYAMGVDRAVHVKVDDYVTFDSTYTSELLANLIKAENADVVIGGRQSIDTDSSQVVVQIAERLNIPHVAMALKLEFDGNKVTATREIEGGTEVVETTAPLAVTAQKGLNEPRYPSLKGIMSAKKKPVDVKKPEELGATGSKLEVVSLEPPPPRIAGRKLEAADAQGFASQLVKALREEAKVI
- a CDS encoding electron transfer flavoprotein subunit alpha/FixB family protein, with the protein product MADVLVVGELKNGELKKISKELTSAARKIADSIGGKVHTVVITENVDAFAGDLKAVGADTVIGANLGEFSPEGYANGIFAIIQEKKPAVVLIPHSAQGKEYSARVAIKANAGIVADAVGLSVDGGKVVAKKPIYSGKAYANFKVTSDIQIFTVRANSQEVTPKDGAGAVEKSGASAGEVRTKSLSKDLSGGNKVQLADASIIVSGGRGIKGPENWPIIQDLADTLGAALGASRATVDAGWISHSHQVGQTGKTVSPNCYIACGISGAIQHLAGMGSSKYIVAINKDGDAPIFKVATYGVVADLFEVVPALTSEFKKVLG
- a CDS encoding LolA family protein encodes the protein MRNFLPKFSIVLLFSVQTGILWAEDGRDRLNAVIGKMNSLESFRASVTVNGGLTGVVSYKSPNQLHVRFSDGRIISSNGRILWFYNPDSSIAGKQDLKGVSGGLGGLLSGYENVSVSGRTFRLTSNTKRYNEIILVVSDNDLPRVLKMKRSDEEITEVAFSGIATNIGLGTGLFNFQPPTSSQIVENPLNQKE